The genomic interval GTTGCGGTCCGCCATGGCCGCGGCCTTGTCCGCGATGAGCTTGAGCACCGCGTAGACGCGGTCGTCCTCGAAGCGCTGCCGGTAGTCCGTCAGCAGGCTCTTGGCGACCAGCTGCATCAGCACGGTGTTGTCGCCCTCGAACGTGGAGAAGATGTCCGTGTCCGCCTTGAGCGCCGGCAGCCGGTTGGCCTCCAGGTAGCCCTGGCCTCCACACGCCTCACGCGCCTCCTGGAGCACCGCCGTCGCGCTCCATGAGGCATACGCCTTGAGGCCCGCGGCCAGGGCCTCCACCTCCATGGCGTCCTCCTCCGTGCGCTTCACGTAGCGCTCCACCAGGTGCTCCAGCGCGAAGTCGAGCGCGTACGTCTTCGCCAGCGGCCGGAGGAGCCGGAGTTGGTGCGTCTGGTGGTCCAAGAGCCGCACCTCGTCGGCGCCCGGAGGGCCGAACTGCCGGCGCGTGTCCGCGTAGCGCACCGCGATGGTCAGCCCGCTCTTGGCCGCGCTCAAGGAGGCACACGCCACGCTCACCCGTCCCGCCACCAGCGTGCCCAGCATGGTGAAGAAGCGCCGCCCGTCGCTGGGGATGGAGCTGGAGTATTCGCCCTCCGCGCTCACCTGTCCGAAGCGGTCCAGCAGGTTCTCCCGAGGCACCCGCACGTGGTCGAACCAGAGCCGGCCGTTGTCCACGCCGTTGAGCCCCATCTTCCGGCCGCAGTCCTCGATGCGAACGCCGGGCAGCGTGCGCCCCTGCTCATCTCGCAAAGGGACCAGGAGCGCGTGGACGCCCAGCGCCTTGTCGCCCACTTCCAACTGCGCGAACACCGTGGCGATGCGGCCGTGCTTCGCCGCGTTGCCAATCCACTCCTTGCGCGCGCTGTCCGTCGGAGTGTGGACGATGAAGTTCCCCGCCTTCTCGTCGTAGCGCGCCACCGTCTTCACGTCGCGCACGTTGGAGCCGTGGCCCAGCTCGCTCATCGCGAAGCAGCCGGGCAGCTCCAGCGAGGCGACCTTCGGCAGGTACTCACGGTGGTGCCGCTCCGTGCCGAGGAACAGGATGCTCGCGCCGAACAGGCCGAAGTGCACACCGACCTTCACCACGAGGCTCAAGTCGAAGAAGGCCAGCGTCTCGAACGCGGCGATGAAGGCGCCCAAGTCCGCGCCCGTCTCATTCCCTTGCGGAAACGCGATGCGGCCCAAGCCCTGGTCCGCCAGCTGCTTCATCCAGTCGAACACCTGCTCGCGCTGCTTGTGGGTGTCCTGTGGGGCGGCGGGGTAGCGGAACGCGGGGGCCTCCAGCCACTCGCGCACCTTCGAGCGGACGTCCGGGTACGTGCGGTCCAGCACCGCGCGCAGGGCCTCGGGGGCGAAGGAGGTGGGCTCGCAGGGGCCGATGCGGCGCGGCTCGTGCGCGGCGGAGGGCACCAGGGCTCGCACCGCCTCGCGGCCGGAGACTCCCAGCGCGGCCTCCACGGTGGCGAGCGCGCTCACCAGCTCGGGGAGGGATGGGTGCAGTCCCTGGGTTTCGGAGGCGACCTCGGCCAGCTTCGCGCCCAGCTCCGCGAGGCTCTCCTGCGGACTGAGCGACAGGCGCCGAGCGGCGGAGCGGATGTGCTCGCGCACGAGCGCCAGCTCATGTGGCGCGGGCGGCATCAGTGGGTCGAGCCAGCGCGCGAGCACGGTGGTGGAGCGCAGGTCCAACCAGGGCTGGGCGCGGGCCGCGGTGCCCAGCATCCGAATCTCCGCGGGGGTCAGCTCCCCGTCCGTCCAGGCCACGTACAACATGGGCACCAGGGGTGCGAGCCGCGGCAGTGACAGCAGCTCCTTCGCGGTTGGACGGGTCTCTTCCACCATGTGTCGGTACTCCAGGCTGCGAGAAAACGGGCCCAGTGTGTCCAGCCTGCCTCCCATCGGCAACGGGAGAGCGCCGCGTCAACGCGGGTTCGTCACGCCGACCTGCTGGCATTGCTCCAGCACTGGACAGGTGGAACACCGGGGACGCGAGCCCGTGCAGACGTGTTTGCCGAAGGGCACCAGCAGGCGATTGATGTCCACCCAGTGGCGGCGGGGCAGCCGGGCCTCGAGTGCCTCCAGGGTCGCCTCGGGGGTGCGCGTCTTCACGTAGCCCCAGCGGTTGGTGACGCGATGCACGTGGATGTCCACGCTGATGGCCTCGAGTCCACACGCGATGCCCAGCGCGAGGTGCGCGCACTTGGGGCCCACGCCCTTGAAGGACTGGAGCACCTGGGCATCACAGGGCAGCTCACCGCCGAATTCATCGCGGGTCCTCACCGCGATGGCGTGGAGTTGATGGGCCTTCGCCTCGTGGAACGTGACGGGCTGGATGAGCGCGTCGATGTCTCCAGGGCTCATTCGGGCGAGCGCGTCGGGCGTGGAGGCATGACGGAACAGCGCGAGTGACGCGGGCAGGCTCACCTCGTCGAGGGTGCGGATGGAGAGCACGCAGGCCACGAGTTGCTCGAAGAGGTTGTCGTGGCCTTGGGCCGCCAGCGCGAACATCGCCGCGTCCGCGAAGTCGCGCACCGCCTCGCGCACGCGGGTGAGCACGTCGTCGATGTCGAAGGGGAGCTTGTCCTGGCTCGGTGCGGTTCGGGCCGCCATGGGCTGTCTCCTCTCGGGAAGATGCGGCCTGGAGAGGAGCGTGCCCGGTGCGGAGTGTGGGCCCGGTGGCAGGGCAGGGGAGCGAGGCGCCTCAGGTCCCAGGCTTCGTCAAGTCGAGCGCGTACCAGTGGTCGCAGCTGAAGTGGCCCGTGTGTCCCATCGGCGCGCAGAGCGGCTCGAAGCCCAGGCGCTGGTAGAGCTTCTGGGCCTGCTTCATCGACGCGAAGGTCTCCAGGTAGCAGCGCTGGAAGCCCGCCTCTCGCGCGAAGGCGAGGCACTGGCGCAGCAGGCGTTCGCCCGCTCCCTGGCCTCGGGCCTCGGGCAGGAAGTACATCTTGCGCAGCTCACACACGCTGGGGTCGCCTCCTTGCAGGGGCGCGATGCCACCTCCGCCCACGACGCGGCCCTCGCGCTCCACGACGAAGTACGCGTGACGGGGAGGGGCGTAGGCGGCGCTCATCGTGTCCACTTCGGCGTCGTGAATCGCGAAGCCGGGCCCGTCGGCGCCAAACTCTGGCATCACCGTGCGGATGAGGGCGGCCACCGCCGGGTTGTCCTGGGGCTGGATGGGGCGCAGGAGCAGGTTTTCGGTGCGCATAGGGGGCTTACGGTTCCATGAACGAGGGGAGGGGACCAGTCCTCTCCGGAGCTGACAGGTGCGTCGGATGTGATGCAGCGGTTGTGCACCCCCCTGCACAGGTGCCACCCGACCGACACGCCCGGGGAATGGCCGGCGATTTCCAACCGGTGATTCTTCCAGGCATTCTGCGTGGCATGTCCGTTGTAGAGGGGGACACCCATGTACTGCCCTGAATGCAGGCAAGAGCGCCTGGGGGCTTCCAGCCACTGTGCACTCTGCGGCACGGCAATGTCCGCGCGCACGCGGATGGAGGTGGAGA from Myxococcus stipitatus carries:
- a CDS encoding acyl-CoA dehydrogenase is translated as MVEETRPTAKELLSLPRLAPLVPMLYVAWTDGELTPAEIRMLGTAARAQPWLDLRSTTVLARWLDPLMPPAPHELALVREHIRSAARRLSLSPQESLAELGAKLAEVASETQGLHPSLPELVSALATVEAALGVSGREAVRALVPSAAHEPRRIGPCEPTSFAPEALRAVLDRTYPDVRSKVREWLEAPAFRYPAAPQDTHKQREQVFDWMKQLADQGLGRIAFPQGNETGADLGAFIAAFETLAFFDLSLVVKVGVHFGLFGASILFLGTERHHREYLPKVASLELPGCFAMSELGHGSNVRDVKTVARYDEKAGNFIVHTPTDSARKEWIGNAAKHGRIATVFAQLEVGDKALGVHALLVPLRDEQGRTLPGVRIEDCGRKMGLNGVDNGRLWFDHVRVPRENLLDRFGQVSAEGEYSSSIPSDGRRFFTMLGTLVAGRVSVACASLSAAKSGLTIAVRYADTRRQFGPPGADEVRLLDHQTHQLRLLRPLAKTYALDFALEHLVERYVKRTEEDAMEVEALAAGLKAYASWSATAVLQEAREACGGQGYLEANRLPALKADTDIFSTFEGDNTVLMQLVAKSLLTDYRQRFEDDRVYAVLKLIADKAAAMADRNPFAARRTDSEHLRDGDFQLRLLRYREEDLLASAAKRLRKRLTAGVEAFTAFNQVQAHLVALSQAHVERVVLEQFLLGVEKVQDAGLKTVLGRLCDLYGLSCLESASGWFQEHGLVEASKALAIRKEVVKLCTELRPDAVALVDAFGIPDTCLAAPIGLGHLSP
- a CDS encoding GNAT family N-acetyltransferase; translated protein: MRTENLLLRPIQPQDNPAVAALIRTVMPEFGADGPGFAIHDAEVDTMSAAYAPPRHAYFVVEREGRVVGGGGIAPLQGGDPSVCELRKMYFLPEARGQGAGERLLRQCLAFAREAGFQRCYLETFASMKQAQKLYQRLGFEPLCAPMGHTGHFSCDHWYALDLTKPGT
- a CDS encoding endonuclease III, translating into MAARTAPSQDKLPFDIDDVLTRVREAVRDFADAAMFALAAQGHDNLFEQLVACVLSIRTLDEVSLPASLALFRHASTPDALARMSPGDIDALIQPVTFHEAKAHQLHAIAVRTRDEFGGELPCDAQVLQSFKGVGPKCAHLALGIACGLEAISVDIHVHRVTNRWGYVKTRTPEATLEALEARLPRRHWVDINRLLVPFGKHVCTGSRPRCSTCPVLEQCQQVGVTNPR